Proteins from a single region of Sphingomonas swuensis:
- a CDS encoding PspC domain-containing protein: MKLLPSADYFRNNVAFRNDTILGVCEALGHDLGFNPNFLRIPLASGIIFAPFLMVGIYLALGVLAFVSRSFFPDKVTQVAVDAPAAETEASNSEVALPRAA; the protein is encoded by the coding sequence ATGAAGTTGCTTCCGAGCGCCGATTATTTTCGCAACAATGTCGCCTTCCGCAACGACACCATCCTGGGTGTCTGCGAGGCGCTTGGGCACGACCTCGGCTTCAATCCCAACTTCCTCCGCATCCCGCTGGCGAGCGGAATCATCTTCGCGCCGTTCCTGATGGTCGGAATCTACCTGGCGCTGGGCGTGCTCGCCTTTGTCAGCCGCAGCTTCTTCCCGGACAAGGTCACGCAGGTGGCCGTCGATGCGCCCGCCGCCGAGACGGAAGCCAGCAACAGCGAAGTGGCGCTCCCCCGCGCCGCCTGA
- a CDS encoding ammonium transporter gives MSLRLAGALVGVAAISSPARAALLAAPIPDKGDTAWVLVSAALVLLMSVPGLALFYGGLVRAKNMLSVLMQVLTIVALSALAWVGWGYSLAFTSGNAVVGGLSKAFFAGIGPGSVAATFSNGVVIPEYAYAVFQMTFACITPALIVGAFAERIRFWPLMLFVLLWLTIVYYPLAHMVWYWAGPDALAASPGDMGLLFGWGALDFAGGTVVHINAGIAGLVGCLVLGKRIGFATEPMPPHSLVMTMIGASLLWVGWFGFNAGSALEANGIAALAFVNTLVAAAAAALAWAGIEQALHGKSSLLGAATGAVAGLVAITPAAGFAAPGPSILLGAVASAVCFLFVARVKSRLGFDDSLDVFGVHCVGGIVGALGTAIVAAPALGGQGTIDYSVVPAVPAAYDMAAQVVIQAKAIAFTLAWSGGLSALLFLGIDRLVGLRVARDAEREGLDISAHGERAYHL, from the coding sequence TCGCCCGCAAGGGCGGCTCTCCTCGCCGCTCCCATCCCCGACAAGGGCGACACCGCCTGGGTGCTGGTCAGCGCCGCCCTCGTCCTGCTGATGTCGGTCCCCGGCCTGGCGCTCTTCTATGGCGGCCTCGTCCGGGCCAAGAACATGCTGTCGGTGCTGATGCAGGTGCTGACCATCGTCGCTTTGTCGGCGCTGGCCTGGGTCGGCTGGGGCTACAGCCTCGCCTTCACCAGCGGCAATGCGGTCGTCGGCGGGCTGTCCAAGGCCTTCTTCGCGGGGATCGGACCGGGCAGCGTCGCGGCCACCTTCTCCAATGGCGTGGTCATTCCCGAATATGCCTATGCGGTGTTCCAGATGACCTTCGCCTGCATCACGCCGGCGCTGATCGTCGGCGCCTTCGCCGAGCGCATCCGTTTCTGGCCGCTGATGCTGTTCGTGCTGCTGTGGCTGACCATCGTCTATTATCCGCTGGCCCACATGGTCTGGTACTGGGCCGGGCCCGATGCGCTCGCCGCCAGTCCCGGGGACATGGGCCTGCTGTTCGGCTGGGGCGCGCTCGACTTCGCCGGCGGGACCGTCGTCCACATCAATGCCGGGATCGCCGGTCTCGTCGGCTGCCTCGTGCTCGGCAAGCGGATCGGCTTCGCCACCGAGCCGATGCCACCGCATTCGCTGGTCATGACCATGATCGGCGCGTCCCTGCTGTGGGTCGGCTGGTTCGGCTTCAATGCGGGCTCGGCGCTCGAGGCGAACGGGATCGCCGCGCTCGCCTTCGTCAATACATTGGTCGCGGCCGCCGCCGCCGCGCTCGCCTGGGCGGGGATCGAGCAGGCACTCCACGGCAAGTCGTCGCTCCTCGGCGCGGCGACCGGCGCGGTCGCAGGCCTGGTCGCGATCACTCCCGCTGCCGGTTTCGCCGCGCCGGGGCCGTCGATCCTGCTCGGAGCGGTGGCATCGGCCGTATGCTTCCTGTTTGTCGCGCGGGTGAAGAGCCGGCTCGGCTTCGACGACAGCCTCGACGTCTTCGGGGTGCATTGCGTCGGCGGGATCGTGGGTGCGCTCGGCACCGCGATCGTCGCCGCGCCGGCGCTCGGCGGACAGGGAACGATCGACTACAGCGTCGTCCCGGCGGTGCCCGCCGCCTACGACATGGCCGCGCAGGTCGTGATCCAGGCCAAGGCGATCGCCTTCACCCTCGCCTGGTCGGGAGGGCTGTCAGCCCTGCTGTTCCTCGGGATCGACCGCCTGGTCGGGCTTCGGGTCGCCCGCGACGCGGAGCGCGAGGGGCTCGACATCAGCGCGCATGGTGAGCGCGCCTACCATCTCTGA